TTGGAGATTGCATTTCTTCAAAGTCTTCAGTATTTGCATTTGGCTGCCCATTGTCTTCGTTCATTTGATCCATATCTCCAAATGGAGGCTGTTGACTCAATCTGCTTTGTCTTGAGTCCTCAATAAGTTGTTGTAATTCAGTATTATTTTCTAGGATAGCTTGTAATTCTTCATTGGAATCCGCGCTTTCTATTTCAGCCTTTAGCTCTTCTAAAATGTCAGCATCTTTTACAATTTGGTCAATCATCAATGAAAGATTTTCGGATCTCATACCACCTGGGCCCATTCCGCCACCCATCATTCCAAATTGTTCAGTACTTTCAATTGTTTCAGGACTACCTCCACCAGCTACGATTGAAAATTCGCCATCTACTACAACAACCTTTTTCTCAGATTGGATGCCATCACCTGCAGCTTCAATTGAGAGTGTACCACTTTCTAAAACGACATTGCCTTTCTCTTCATCTTCATCATTGGATGATTTTAAACCATCACCATTTGATGTAATAGTGATGTTTGCATTTTTCATAGCAAATAAATCTCGTCCAACAATCCCATCATCAATAGCTTCTACTTGAATTGTACCGCCCGTTATTAATAGATGATCGTTACTTGAAATCCCGTCATTAAAGGAGCCTTTCACGATTAATGTGCCGGATCCGTTGATTGTTAAGTCATCTTTACTAAAAATCGTTGAATCAGGTTCATCATTTTCATCTTCATATACATATTCTGTTGCATCCGATAAGCTGTTTTCAGTACCTACTTCTAATGAAATGACGGTTTTATCCGCCTGTTTTACATAGATAGGTGCACTAGTTGTAGAACGAATAGATACGCCGTTGAAGATCAGTCTAACCGTTCCTTTATCTTCAGCATCTACAATAATTTGTCCATCTGAAAGAGTTCCAGAAAGGACATATGTACCGGATGTATGGATTGATATCCTATTGTCAGAAATAATCACCCCGGTATTCTTTTCAACGCTTGCTGTATTGTTGTTTAAAGAAATATATGTCACTTCATCTGATTGCCAATCGATATAGTCGTCATCTGCTTGATAGTTTACTAAATCGCTTAGTTGTACAATACTTTCACTATTGCTTGCTGCATCGTTACAGGCACTTAAGAAGAGTAAAGAAGCAACAGAACATGCAAGGACATTCCAATATTTTTTCATGTCAAAAAGCTCCTTATTATTATTTGTTCCCCATGTGATGAAACAGTGGGGAACATATTCATTCATCTATTAAGCTGTAAAATTACCATCGTAACTTAACATAATTGCAGAGTTTACACCTTTTATATTTGTAATGTCAGAGATTACTTGTGCATCATTTTCTTTTACTCGAATTTCATAAGTTACTTCAATTTCAACATCCTGAATCATTGATTTTGATTTTAAAGCAAATTTTTTTGTTTGTTTTTTCATTGCATCTTCCACTTCATAGCCAACAGAAGGGTCTTGATATTTCACGACTAATAAATAAGGGTTTTCCACTTTGATTTTGTTAGAGAATAGTATAATTACTAGACCAATAAAAATCGTTCCAACGATTACTAAAGGAATAAAACCAGCACCACATAAAATACCTGTAGCAACAGACCAGAATAAATACATTAAATCCATTGGGTCCTTAATCGGTGTACGGAAACGAACAATTGATAATGCACCAACCATACCGAGCGATAACAAGACGTTTTGACTAATACCCATGATGACAAGAGCTGTGGCAAGGGTCATGATTAATAGTGAAATATTAAAAGAATGTGAGTAAATAACCCCGTTAAAAGTTTTCTTATATACATAGTAAATAAATAGCCCAATTAAAAAGGCGGCTCCTAAACCAATTAAAGAATCAGTTATTGAAAAGGATGTTGTTTTTTCTAAAAAACTAGATTTAAAGATATCAGTAAAAGTTGTAGTTTCCATATTTTCTCTCCTAAAATTCTTTTAATTTTTTATCCGAACATTCGGCTTAGTTGATATTTTGAGTATGCTTCCTGTCTTGTATCTGTAAGTTGTAATAACTGTTTGATCACTTCAGGAATATAGTCATCATATTTTACTTCTAAAATGACTAATTCCGGCTCTAAAACGTCAACCATAGGCAGGTTTTTATTAAACATATCCGTATTGTAAAAGCTTGATTGAATCTTCATATCAAAGGTAATGCGAATATTGCCATAGGGGTATATAAGAGCTTCTCGTTCATAATCGACAACGGTTTTCGGTTTGATTTGGCTGTAATACATTTCACGATATAAATCTCTTATTAGTGCTCGTTCATCCTGTTCCATCCAAGCAATATCACTTATACGCATTTTTTCGTATTCAGCTCGCGTTATTTTGCATTTGGATTTAAAGGTTAAATTGTTTCTTTTGCTTTTTCGTTCAAGATGAATGACTCTTTCACATTTGTCATAAATGCGAACACGGTATTTATCACGTTTTAAGTAGCCTTCTTTTTTCTCAGTCAATACTTTGTTTTCAAAATTATCAAAGTATGTAGAACGAATGGTGTATTTACCATTTGCTCCTGCGTAAGGATCGCGTTTTAAAAAGTGCAGCAATTTATTGCGTAGGACAAAATATTCGGCTTTTGGTATGGCATGTTTTAACTCGTTCCTCCCTTTTGGGTTAAATGAAGTGTGAATGGACATTTTTTCTCCTCCTTCTAAATGTCTTTATAATTCGATTAATGATTATGTTGTCGTACTACATCTCTCGAACAAAATCTAGTTTAGAAGTTTAATGTGTCAGGAATATGTCAAGTAAATTTAATGTAAAAATATTTCTGGCGATGAGTAAAGTTAAAGATAATAATTATAGGAAGAAAGTGTTTGACTTCTATTTGACTTATTGGAAGGTTAAAGTTGTATTAAGTTAATAAACTAGAGGTGAAATCACCATGAACATATTAGTAGTAGAAGATGAGTACGCAATTAGCCAAGTATTAAAAGCTTATTGTATAAAAGCAAATTATGACGTTGAAGTTGCCGTTGATGGTGAGGAGGCTATTCAAAAATTTAAAACGATCGCTCCAGATATAGTTTTATTAGATGTGATGCTTCCGAAAAAAGACGGGTGGGAAGTATTAAAGGAAATACGTAAGGAGAGTAAATGCCCAGTCATTATGTTAACTGCATTAGGGGATGTAAATTATCGCTTGGACGGTTTAAATAGTGGAGCTGATGATTATATTGCAAAGCCATTCGTAGCAGATGAGGTTATCGCACGAATAAAGGCAGTATTAAGAAGGACGCAGTTTGATAATGATCAACCAATAAAAAGATATGGCCAGCTTGAAATTCATTTAAAGGCACATCAAGTTACATTAAATAAGAAAAATGTCATATTAACCCCTAGAGATTTATCTGTCCTATTGTTTTTAGCAGAAAATCCAAATCAAACATTTTCAAGGGATCAGCTGATAGAGCATGTTTGGGGTTGGGATTACTTAGGAAGCGATCGCGCAGTTGATTTGGCTATTAAAAGAATTAGAAAAGCTTTGAAGGATTGGCCTTCATCAGAGGGGGAAATCAAAACATTGCGGGGATTGGGGTATCAGTTAAGTGTCTATTAAAAACAAAGTATCATTAAAACGCTATTGGACAAGCTGGTATCTTATCACATTGTGTATTGGACTAGTAATTATTGGTATTATATCAGCACTTTGGATTCGTCATACGACATTAGAAAATCGATTAAATTTAATGACCTTTGCTGCAGAAAGTATGGCTGATAGGGTAGTAGATGGAGATGAACGACCTTTTCATGGTAAAGAAATGCCAAACATGTTTGCCGGTAGGGAAGAACGAATAAACCCATTTAATTATATTGTTGATATAGATGGAAAAGTGATTTTTAGTGATCGCCCATTCGGACCAATAAATGACTCTATTTCAATGTCGATTATAGAAAGTGAGTCTTCAATTCAGAAAATCTTAATCGACGAGACGAATTATTATTTTGTAAAAGAACCGATAGTGATTAATGAATCAACAATTGGTTGGGTTTTAGTGGTAGATTCTGAAAAAATGTTAACGGAAGTAAATCGAGAATATACTCAACTTTTTTTATTCATTATTAGTCTTGGTCTATTAGGTTGGTTAGTCATTTACATTTTATCGAATCGTTTATCAAAACCAATTCAAACAGTTGCAAATGCTGCAAAACAGGTAGCTGAAGGAAATTATCAAATTAAATTACCCCCTGAACGAAAAGAAAAGGAAGTTGACGATTTAATTCAATCTTTTAAGGAAATGACTTTTAAATTAGAGCATTTGGAATCCTTGCGTACCGAATTACTCGCAGGAGTGACCCATGAATTGAAAACGCCTGTTACATCCATTAGCGGTCTTTTACAAGCGATAAACGATGATGTAGTAACTGGTGATGATGCGAAAGAATTTATAGCAATTTCATTAAAGGAAACCGAAAAAATGAAAAAAATGGTGGAGGATTTATTAGCCTTTAATCAATTTGCCGCAAATGTTCTTGATGTGAATCCAGAAGTTCAATTAATAGACGATGTAGTTGAAGATGCGATTAGTAGTTGGGAACTATCACAAAAAGAAAAGAACGTAGATTTGGAAGTAATGCTATTGGAGAAAGACACGAAAGTTTACATTGATTCTATTCGATTCCAGCAAATAATGACAAATTTATTGAATAACGCACAACAAGCGCTAGATGATTTTGGTGAAATTCAAGTAAGAACTACTGAAAATGAAACCTATGTTTTTGTAGATGTCATCGATAGTGGAAAGGGCATTCCGGAAGAGGAGGAGCCATATATTTTTGAACGATTTTTTAGAGGAAGTGATAAGAAATATAAAGTGCGCGGCTTAGGTTTAGGTTTATCCTTAAGCAAAATGATCGCCCAGGCATTAGAAGGAGACCTTCAGTTAATCAAAAGCTCATCAGAAGGCACGACTTTCCGAGTTATTTTGAAAAAAGTTGTTGAATAGAAAAAGGACGTCATTGCACTGCTTTGACGTCTTTTTCTAATGCTGATTTGATGTTCATAATTCGAATAATTATATTACGTATTTGAGATAAAAAAGGATGGAGTACTTTTGGCATAAAATCATCACAATTACTTTTTCAAACTTGGTTTCTAAGGATGCGGCTTCAAAGTTCAAATATAGCTTGGTTGATCCTACGGTTTTTTAGTTCCTCGTTTAAGGAATAATTTTTGGGAAATTTAAAGGGTAAAAGAGTCTTTTAGAGGTTTGCAAGTATATCCTAATAATTTTTGTTTTTTTGGATACAATTACATATTGGAGAGTTAAGTTGGTTCAACCATATCATTAAAATTGATTAATTCGATAATTGCATAATTTATGCTTATATTTAATTACAAGTATTTGGAGGAATTTCTTATGACAAATAAAGTGATACTCGGATTTTTTTCGCTAGTGGTAGCTTTTACTCTGTCTGCATGTGCAGGAAATAGTAACGGGGAAGCAGCTAATGAAATTGTTAATCAAAAAGTTGTACAAACCAATGCGACATCTGGGCATGAAGTGGATGATGCGGAGCATTCTCATATGAATCATTCGGGTTCAGGAGATGTACCGGAAGGTTTAAAGGAAGCGGAAAATCCAACATTTTCAATAGGAAGTAAAGCGAGTATTCAAGCCGATCATATGACCGGAATGAAGGGAGCTGAAGCAACAATAGTTGGTGCATATAATACAATTGTTTATACTGTATCATATAAACCAACTACTGGCGGTGCTCCAGTAACAAATCATAAGTGGGTTATTCATGAAGAATTAGAAGGTGTAGGTAAAGAACCTTTAAATCCAGGAGATGAAGTGATTCTTAATGCAGACCATATGAAAGGCATGAAGGGGGCAACTGCAACGATCGATTCTGCCGAAGAAAATATAGTTTATATGGTTGATTATGTCGCGACAACAGGTGAAAAAGTTACAAATCATAAATGGGTAACTGAAAGTGAATTAGCTGCGCAATAATCGTTTTTCGCATTAATGGGAAAAATCAGAAGTGAGTGAGCTGAGCTCATATTGGACAAGAACAAACAGATAATATGAATCATTATCATTGGGCTGCTAACAATTGGTTTTGTACTATCTGATGAGATGAACCTTTATAAAATAATATCTAACTTAAATTTAGCCCCTAAAAATAAAAGTAATTATTTTTAGGGGCTTTTATTTCGTATTATTTAAATTAATCCTTAGCGTTGGTTATTTAGAGTGAGAGCTAGTTTTAACAAAAACGCGTCTTCAAAATTATGCGGATCATAACCAGTTATTGCATAAACTTTATTTAAGCGATATGTCAATGTATGGCGATGAATCTTTAATTTGTCAGCGCATATATTTAACTGTAAATTACTTTCAAAAAAAGTAAGGAGCGTTATAATTAATTTTTCATTTAAGCCATTAATTTTTGTTAAAAACCTATTAATCTCAATCGTTTTACTATTTTTAAATAACGTATATATTTCTACTTCCTCAAAATAAGTGACAGGTTGTTTCTCATTTGAATATGTAAGTGCCGTTTTAGCTCCATTAAATGCATAGGACAATTCATCAATTTCATTAACAGTTGGGCTAACTCCAATATAGATTTCAAACTTTTTCAGAAGCTTAGTAATCTGTTGGATCGTTTCTTTTGAATTTGTTACAGAACTTCCACATAGGAAGAGATAATATTCATTTAAATGTAATTGGCCAAAGAGTGCTGACTTTCTATAAAGAATGTTTTCGATATTAAGTGATAGTGTATTGGAAGATACATCTTTCTTTTGCTTAATGAGAATTATTTGAAATGGCCCCATTAATGGAAAAGGAAGTTTTTGAATTCGTTCATTAAATGTATCATCTATAGGAACTTCATCAATCAATGCTTTAAAAATGAAATCCCCATTTTTTCTCTGCCATTCACTTTTACTTTCAGTTAGTACTTGGTGAACCATCATTTCTGTAGTCATTTGTACTAAATTTGCAATTTCTTGTAGATCATTTGGGTTTCCAGTAATCCCAATTACCCCGATAATTTTATCGTTAAATTTTATGGGTAAATTGATACCAGGTTTACAATTATGAAATTCTTTTGAAAGTGTTTCATCTATTAAAACTGGCATACCGGTTTTCGCTACTTGAATAGCGCCCTCATGAATAGAATCAATCCGCTCTTTATCTCCTGAAGCTAATATTACACCGTCTACACTAATAACATTTATATTGTGATGGAGTCTCAACATCGTTTGATGGACAATTTGCTCTGCTAATTTAATCGATAACAATTTTATACACCCCGTATAAAAACAAATCTGTACTAATACAGTTAATTTATACACCCATTATAATGCTTTTATGTAATGACTGTCACTATAATAATTGTAACCGCTTTAATCGAAAGGGTGAAGAGGATGAAAGTAGTAATTAGTCCAGACTCTTTTAAAGGGACATTAACAGCACTCGAAGCAGCTCAAGCCATCGAACAGGGTATTAAGCGTGCAAATTCAGAAGTAGAAACGCTATTGCTACCTGTTGCAGATGGCGGAGAGGGAACGATGGATGCACTTGTTTTAGCAACAAATGGTTACTACGTTAAAACAAACGTACTTGATCCTCTTGGACGTGAAATAGAAGCTTCCTTTGGTGTACTTGGCAATCAGTCAACTTGTGTCATTGAAATGGCTTCAGCTTCAGGTATCATACTGTTGCATAACAATGAAAGAAATCCGAAAATTGCATCAAGTTATGGAACTGGTCAGTTAATTAAATCTGCACTAGATCAAGGTTTTAGAGATTTTATTATTTGTATTGGTGGTAGTGCAACAAATGATGCTGGTGTTGGAATGTTAAGAGCTTTGGGACTGCGTTTATTAGATGAAAATGGACATGATGTACAAAAATCAATTGATGGTTTATATGAAGTGAAAAGCTTAGATTTTTCGAATTGGGATAGAAGATTAAAAGATTCAACGATTGCGATTGCATGTGATGTGAATAATCCACTAGTTGGTGAAAAAGGAGCAACGGCTATCTTCGGTGCTCAAAAAGGTGTAAAAGCTGATGAGATTGAGTATTTTGATCATGCATTAACACATTGGGCGAATGTTGTGGAAAGAGATTTAGGAATCCGCTTACATGATTATCAAGGCGCGGGAGCCGCTGGTGGGATGGGAGGCGCATTAATTGCGTTTCTTAACGGGCAATTTCATCAAGGGATTCAATTAGTGTTAGGTGTTATGAATTATCGTGAGAAAGTACAAGATGCACAATTCATTATTACTGGTGAAGGAAAATCGGATCGACAAACATTGCATGGAAAAGCTCCAATGGGCGTTTTACATTGTGCAAAAGAATTTGATATTCCAACCATTTTACTTTCGGGCAGTATTGATGAACTAGATAAAGAAATGTTAGCACAACACTTTCATGAAGTTGTATCAGTAGTGAATGAATCTGTTTCACCTGAAATGGCGATGAGAGAAGCTTCTAACTATTTGTCTCAGAGGGCATATGAAACGTTTTATCATTTAATAGATTAAGGGGGAGAAAGGGAATGTTATTTTTCATCATATTAATAGGGGTATTGTTTGTCGTATTTGCGACTGCAAAATTAAAATTACATCCATTTTTAGCATTAATTTTAAGTTCATTCTTTGTTGGTATTGCGAGTGGAATGCCATTATTAGATGTTGTAACGAATATTAATAGTGGTTTTGGAAGTTTAATGACGAGCATTGGGATTGTCATTGTAGCAGGGACAATGATTGGCGTAATACTAGAGCGTTCTGGGGCGGCCCTTCGAATGGCAGAGGTTGTGCTTCGAATTGTAGGACCGAAACGTCCGCAATTAGCAATGTCTATCATTGGTTATATCGTCTCAATACCAGTATTTTGTGATTCAGCATTTATTATTTTATCTAGCTTACAAAAATCATTAGCAAAACGAGCAAAGGTAACAGTTGCTTCCATGGGGGTTGCCTTAGCTACAGGTTTATATGCAACTCACGTATTAGTCCCACCTACGCCTGGTCCGATTGCAGCAGCAGGTAATATTGGGGCTACGGATTATTTAGGTACAGTTATACTGGTTGGTTTAATAGTTGCAATTCCGGCGACATTTGTAGGGTATTTATGGGCAGTGAAAGTGGCTTCTAAAATTCAAGTACCTTTAGATCAAGAAGAGACCCTTGATTACGAAGAAGTGGTTAAAAATTTTGGTGAAATGCCGTCAACATTTAAATCATTTTTCCCCATTGTACTACCAATTGTATTAATCGGAATTGGTTCTATTGCTGCATTAGTTGGTGATCCAGAATCTAGTGTAAATATGTTCTTTAGGTTTTTAGGTAGTCCGGTTGTTGCTTTACTGTTAGGTGTGCTTGCGGCATTCCCATTACTTCCAAGGTTAAATGAAGAAACATTAACAGGTTGGATTGGGGATAGCTTAAAAGACGCAGCTCCTATTTTATTAATTACAGCAGCTGGTGGCTCTTTCGGTACAGTTATTAAGGAGACTGGTGTCGGTGATATGTTGCAACAAATGGATTTAGGTGCTTTAGCAACAGGTTCTCTGTTCTTATTAGTTCCATTTATTATTGCAGCTGCACTTAAAACAGCACAAGGTTCTTCAACAACAGCATTAGTAATCACTTCAACATTAGTCGCTCCAATGTTAGTAACAGCTGGAATTGAAGGGGCACTTCCGTTAGCTTTAGTGGTAATGGCAATTGGTGCTGGAGCAATGACTGTTTCTCACGTAAACGACAGCTTCTTCTGGGTTGTAACACAATACAGCGGAATGGAAGTAACACAAGCCTATAAAGCACAAACGATGGCGACACTTTTACAGGGTGTAACTACGATTGTATTCACAATCATTTTATGGATGATATTTGTATAATAGCCAAAGCATACTTGCGTTTAACTGCAAGTATGCTTTTTTCTAGTTTTCTAAATTAGTTTTTTAAAAATTCTGTGTTTCCAGGATTTCCTCTTCTTCAACAATCGGGGGCAATTCTGTGGCAAGAATTGTGTCTTTTACTTTAGGGAATGGCTATTTGATTGAACAAGGAAAAAAGAAAAAGTAAGTTATTCATAGAGTAGAATAGGGAAAAGAGGTGGAGAAAATGGACATGAATGCACGAAAAGCAAGATTAGAGCTACTCTTACAAAAGCAAAAAGAGAAAGAAAAAAATGATGAAATACAGATGCAATTAGATTGGATGTTAGAACCTTTCTCAACTAAAGAAAGTATTAGGCTGTTAGATGATAAGGAAAGGGAAAAAGTGAAAACTGAACTTGTAGAGAGCATCCCAATAAATGAGTGGGTAAGTCTAGATTTAGAGAAAATGTATAACAATTTCGTGATACACAATGTTAGTAGCGATAAGGTTGCATCGTTTTTTAAAGATAAAGAACTATACACGGAGAATCCAGTTTATCTTTTTTTACAAGATGACCTGCCACCTTTTAGCACATGGCCGTGGGTAAAGATGCCACTATCAACGATTATTGAAAATATTATTAATCTGGCAGCAGAAGAAGCCTATCCACAGTATGTATTTAGTCCATCACCCAAATTTGTAATAGAATTTGTTGAACCGGACTTAATAACCATTGCTTGGTAACAGTAACATACTTAATTACTCCATAAAAGGGCGCATTTCTTTGATAAGAATTGCGTCTTTTCAATTTAAGGCCATATTGTGGAGCAGCATAATCATATGATTAAAATTAGGGGGCTATTGGAACTTTGTAGTAAACGAA
Above is a genomic segment from Lysinibacillus sp. PLM2 containing:
- a CDS encoding molecular chaperone, with the protein product MSIHTSFNPKGRNELKHAIPKAEYFVLRNKLLHFLKRDPYAGANGKYTIRSTYFDNFENKVLTEKKEGYLKRDKYRVRIYDKCERVIHLERKSKRNNLTFKSKCKITRAEYEKMRISDIAWMEQDERALIRDLYREMYYSQIKPKTVVDYEREALIYPYGNIRITFDMKIQSSFYNTDMFNKNLPMVDVLEPELVILEVKYDDYIPEVIKQLLQLTDTRQEAYSKYQLSRMFG
- the ydhK_3 gene encoding hypothetical protein produces the protein MTNKVILGFFSLVVAFTLSACAGNSNGEAANEIVNQKVVQTNATSGHEVDDAEHSHMNHSGSGDVPEGLKEAENPTFSIGSKASIQADHMTGMKGAEATIVGAYNTIVYTVSYKPTTGGAPVTNHKWVIHEELEGVGKEPLNPGDEVILNADHMKGMKGATATIDSAEENIVYMVDYVATTGEKVTNHKWVTESELAAQ
- a CDS encoding sensor histidine kinase gives rise to the protein MSIKNKVSLKRYWTSWYLITLCIGLVIIGIISALWIRHTTLENRLNLMTFAAESMADRVVDGDERPFHGKEMPNMFAGREERINPFNYIVDIDGKVIFSDRPFGPINDSISMSIIESESSIQKILIDETNYYFVKEPIVINESTIGWVLVVDSEKMLTEVNREYTQLFLFIISLGLLGWLVIYILSNRLSKPIQTVANAAKQVAEGNYQIKLPPERKEKEVDDLIQSFKEMTFKLEHLESLRTELLAGVTHELKTPVTSISGLLQAINDDVVTGDDAKEFIAISLKETEKMKKMVEDLLAFNQFAANVLDVNPEVQLIDDVVEDAISSWELSQKEKNVDLEVMLLEKDTKVYIDSIRFQQIMTNLLNNAQQALDDFGEIQVRTTENETYVFVDVIDSGKGIPEEEEPYIFERFFRGSDKKYKVRGLGLGLSLSKMIAQALEGDLQLIKSSSEGTTFRVILKKVVE
- the cdaR gene encoding transcriptional regulator: MLSIKLAEQIVHQTMLRLHHNINVISVDGVILASGDKERIDSIHEGAIQVAKTGMPVLIDETLSKEFHNCKPGINLPIKFNDKIIGVIGITGNPNDLQEIANLVQMTTEMMVHQVLTESKSEWQRKNGDFIFKALIDEVPIDDTFNERIQKLPFPLMGPFQIILIKQKKDVSSNTLSLNIENILYRKSALFGQLHLNEYYLFLCGSSVTNSKETIQQITKLLKKFEIYIGVSPTVNEIDELSYAFNGAKTALTYSNEKQPVTYFEEVEIYTLFKNSKTIEINRFLTKINGLNEKLIITLLTFFESNLQLNICADKLKIHRHTLTYRLNKVYAITGYDPHNFEDAFLLKLALTLNNQR
- a CDS encoding gluconate transporter — its product is MLFFIILIGVLFVVFATAKLKLHPFLALILSSFFVGIASGMPLLDVVTNINSGFGSLMTSIGIVIVAGTMIGVILERSGAALRMAEVVLRIVGPKRPQLAMSIIGYIVSIPVFCDSAFIILSSLQKSLAKRAKVTVASMGVALATGLYATHVLVPPTPGPIAAAGNIGATDYLGTVILVGLIVAIPATFVGYLWAVKVASKIQVPLDQEETLDYEEVVKNFGEMPSTFKSFFPIVLPIVLIGIGSIAALVGDPESSVNMFFRFLGSPVVALLLGVLAAFPLLPRLNEETLTGWIGDSLKDAAPILLITAAGGSFGTVIKETGVGDMLQQMDLGALATGSLFLLVPFIIAAALKTAQGSSTTALVITSTLVAPMLVTAGIEGALPLALVVMAIGAGAMTVSHVNDSFFWVVTQYSGMEVTQAYKAQTMATLLQGVTTIVFTIILWMIFV
- the glxK gene encoding glycerate kinase: MKVVISPDSFKGTLTALEAAQAIEQGIKRANSEVETLLLPVADGGEGTMDALVLATNGYYVKTNVLDPLGREIEASFGVLGNQSTCVIEMASASGIILLHNNERNPKIASSYGTGQLIKSALDQGFRDFIICIGGSATNDAGVGMLRALGLRLLDENGHDVQKSIDGLYEVKSLDFSNWDRRLKDSTIAIACDVNNPLVGEKGATAIFGAQKGVKADEIEYFDHALTHWANVVERDLGIRLHDYQGAGAAGGMGGALIAFLNGQFHQGIQLVLGVMNYREKVQDAQFIITGEGKSDRQTLHGKAPMGVLHCAKEFDIPTILLSGSIDELDKEMLAQHFHEVVSVVNESVSPEMAMREASNYLSQRAYETFYHLID
- a CDS encoding DUF4956 domain-containing protein produces the protein METTTFTDIFKSSFLEKTTSFSITDSLIGLGAAFLIGLFIYYVYKKTFNGVIYSHSFNISLLIMTLATALVIMGISQNVLLSLGMVGALSIVRFRTPIKDPMDLMYLFWSVATGILCGAGFIPLVIVGTIFIGLVIILFSNKIKVENPYLLVVKYQDPSVGYEVEDAMKKQTKKFALKSKSMIQDVEIEVTYEIRVKENDAQVISDITNIKGVNSAIMLSYDGNFTA
- a CDS encoding DNA-binding response regulator, giving the protein MNILVVEDEYAISQVLKAYCIKANYDVEVAVDGEEAIQKFKTIAPDIVLLDVMLPKKDGWEVLKEIRKESKCPVIMLTALGDVNYRLDGLNSGADDYIAKPFVADEVIARIKAVLRRTQFDNDQPIKRYGQLEIHLKAHQVTLNKKNVILTPRDLSVLLFLAENPNQTFSRDQLIEHVWGWDYLGSDRAVDLAIKRIRKALKDWPSSEGEIKTLRGLGYQLSVY